Within the Osmerus eperlanus chromosome 10, fOsmEpe2.1, whole genome shotgun sequence genome, the region AGGTGTGCCCTTCCAGCTGGAGAGGGGCCTGCAAGACCGCTGTGCAGCTACTGTTCGCCCAGGCGGGGCTGGTGAGTACAGGGCCCGGGCCACACAGTACATTCAGAGGACTGCACCaccataattgggtgtgctcaagccttcggcgagagcacaacctttgttctctcacatatttatttattattattatttattttcgcccccctaaggatcagtcaatatttggactacatacacaacggcggtgtcaaaaggttcgtcttggtagcgattgcgttggttgtatttttatttacgttccgttgcatggtttaagtagaaattgcgtttttgtggtgaaaagtgaagctaacggtggctaatttgctagccacagtcactgacgttactaacgtcactacgtcactaacgtcacgaaaacacgcgtgactacctgtagcagaacattcgtttcacatctgttaacttgggggatagctaggctaactatagctttactgcaaggcagctgcaggaacgccacaagcaaagaggccagggtgataactatttactcattttactttgtgatgtgaaacacaattatgaaatgtaatgtacaatattagctgatattattaaggaagtaggcccacatctacttttggaaacggtagtctactatttcactgaagcattagcatcatgacattagcctctgttgcccgggcaacacatactacagtggtctatgatgcatctgttttcaatctttaaaataaacattcctcacaaatacattttcgttgtaggatttattatgacattacattacaagtaaacgatttgtgggtgaaattatcattacctgtggtttcaaaccagtgttgctcactgcaacgctgtagcctacgcgagacactacaaaaaccatctacacagctgtaggaagtcaaacggcgacagaacatgttcggcactccccttacttaaatcaaaagtctaactgctaaccttaacttcattgccacagcctaaactttgtcaatctgttcatgaaaataattaatttcagcctaaaccgtacaacggaacgttacatccaattcaaccaacgcaatcgctaccaagacaaacacagcagtagtctactgtaccgtagtagtacaatttaccggggcagcttctccacacagggatagcgcactttgcgttgttactgttgttacttaatgatcgctaccagtgagcttttcatgaaagcgattttccactaaataaatgtcaagcttatttacgtttttgggggcatattttcagttagaagatggtactgtttgaatcgcgattcaatcttctactgccggtaacgtcgtagaataatcttcaaagggggttctttattcatgaatgaatgcaatgagtaggctaaatgcatgaaaatatcacgagaagggaaaaacttaaaaggatgtttacgtcatagagattaggtcaatttttacactggtctgccaaatttattcgttttgattcaacgatgaggatgccttttgcaggggaaatgagaagatctatttcattctacacttcactcgtattttcagttgtaaatgtgtaaatgagcagcaaaaaaaatgcttttaaatctatgtaatctttataaataataagtatgcatttttatataaaatatacagaaatatcagttttaaaaatgtcattcaaaaacggacccctgtgcaaccgacgcaagcaagcacaccctacaatttccccagaaattgtaccctctctagttgttgaTGTTACTGTTATTGATGGGGGTGTTTATGGtccaacttacatttacatttagtcatttagcagacgctcttatccagagcgacttacagtaagtacagggacattcccccgaggcaagtagggtgaagtgccttgcccaaggacacaacgtcagttggcatgaccgggaatcgaactggcaaccttcggattactagcccaatccctcaccgctcagccatctgactcccaacttaccgagaagagggaggggagggggaaaaaacTAGCTTTTTACATAGGCTGGATAATATACAGGCACCAGACTTCACCTGTTAATCCGGTTAGATAATATTCATTGTGTGATTGGTCCTCTACTTGGGATATGTGAGGCATACTGATTTGACATGAAACTCGCAGGTCATGAGAATGTTAATAGTTCAGTCAACAGTCAGCATGCTGAACTGAGGGCAGGTTCTTCATTAACGTTAGTGTTATTTAACCCACACACAGCATTGTAAAACAACCTTGTTTACGGCTCATCCTCTCGTCTGTGGATGTACTCGTCTCTTTTGTAACATGTAGCCCTATTGTCTGTGAGGTGGGAAGCTATGTAGGACTCCTTTTGACTGGCTGAGGGGCGCAAACAAACCCTGGTGTAGACACACAAAGGAGGCTCACATTCCTGCTCCGTCTGGGTGAGGCACAGGGTCGCCCGGGTGGATCTCGCAAGCGGTCCTCTCGCTCTTCCCAGCGGCGGTAGTTCTTCCAGAGATGCAGCTCCGGTGTTTATTCCCCCTGTGTGGTCTGCTTGGCTGGGGCTGTCTGCGTCGGCCCAGGCCGGGGGAGTGTTCTCCTTCATCCACGCAGGCCGGCGCAGCCGAATGTAAAACAAAAACCTGGGTGATGGATGGTCGGGCTTTACATGAACTCCTTATCAGAGCATAGAAGCACTGGGAGTCAccataacatctcagctacacaACAGTCCTGCTTCAAAACCATTACTCCTAGTTGACGCTTTCCAGGAAAAACACGTtatttctttttgtgttttggtCATTGTCTATCGCCTTCCTTGTTGGCCCTCTTTTTTtattactgtgtgtatgtgtgcgtgacgGGCCTTAGCTGTGCGATAGCCCGAGGTCTTGAGGATACACCTGCTCTATAAATAACAATAGGCTGGCTGACTTCCTGTAATACAGGAAGAGAGTCCTCTCTTATCGTGACCCagttgtgtgtgcgagtgcctCTAGGTAAAGCCTCCTTTCAAAGAATTGGAAAATGTCAGGCTAGCTTGAGACAGGGGAGTTTGTTTTCAGTCTGCCTATTTTCTCACACAagatctttttctttttcaatctCTCAAAGCGGCATCCACTGATAGTCCCCACATGCTCTGCCTGGTTCAAACAGCAATGCACTTTTATTTCCATGTTGTGTTACTGTTATAGATAAGGAGGCACTCTGTGTGTTACACTGGGGGAAGATATCAGTGCTCTAGTTGCTTTGACTTACCGTCTTAAGGTAAAAAAGACCAATGTACCCTCACAGACTGCTTGCACAAGCGCAACACACGGTGTGGAAAATGCATTCTATTAGTAGCTATGCTGATAcagctctccctctgtgtgtgtgtgtgtgtgtgcgcgcgcacagGTGGTTGTTGACACGGCACAGATTGAGAACAAGGAAGCCTACGCTCCCCAGATCACTCTGGAGGGAACCAGGGTGGTGGTCCAAGTGCCCTCCACTTGGTAAGTGATTTACTTAAGTGGCTCACCTCCAAACTCGATACAAACACATAATACAAGTCCGCTTTCATAGACCTTGACTAGGCTTGCTGTCTACCCTCATGAATCACCCAGTAACAGCTCACTGTGGTTGAACCAGAAAACATTACACCCAAAACGTAGCTTAATGACGCCGCATGAGGCAAGGCTACCTCTGGCCTAATAACTTTCTAAGAACAGTTCAAAGAGATTATCATCGTTCCCTGAACGCGGCGGAGTGTCTTAATTCCAAATAATCTATTCATTCCGGTCCTGCACGCAGGTGCCTGAAGGAGGATCCGGCCACCATGTCCCTGCTGCAGCGAAGTCTGGACCCGGAGAAGACCCTGGGGCTGGTGGATGTCCTCTACACCGCTGTCTTCGACATCAAcaggtggaaggagagaaagtgagtgtgtgctgCCCCGTCACACAGCTACGCATCCCATAACAAACGGGGGGACTCTGTCGAAGCAGATGTTTGCATATCCAGACAGAAATGTCAAGAAGTTAAGGTCAGATCGATTATGGGACTATGAAATGATGTCGCACTCATTCTTGATTCTTGTTTTTATTACTCGAGGAAGGTTGGGCTCCAGAGATGATCCCTTTAGTTTCTTCCCATCTATTCATCTTTCCTGTGTTATTGAAGGGTGGTGTtgatcttctccccctcctgcagggAGCAGGCCCTGCCCACCATCCAGATGCAGCTCCAGCGGGAGATCCCAGACTATGGCGTGCAGGCTGACCTGCCTTCCGGCAACGGCTCGAAAGCCTCCAGCGGCCTGCCCAAGACCATCTCCAAACTCACTTCCAAGTTCACCAAGAAAGCCTCTTCCAGCTCGGCAGGGAGCGGGGGCAGCTACTCCATCCCCAGCACCCCGTCTCGCAGCTCGCTGGCGGCCGGCAGCGCCGAGGACAAGCATAAGAGTCTGGGCCAGGCTGACGGGAGGCTGCAGAGCATCCTGCAGATGGGGAGCCTGTCCgggccccccgaccccggccaGCCCCAGCTGGCCAACGGCTCGGTGTCGGACGACCAGGGCATGAACCTGCCCACGGACCAGGAGATGCAGGACGTCATCGACTTTCTCTCAGGATTCAACATGGGCAAGTCCCAGCAGGCCTCCCCGCTGGTCAAGAGGAGGAACTCGGTGGCGTCCGCCAACGCCGCCGAGCTGAAGCCCCCCTCCGGAGCCGCTCCCACCGCCCAGGCCGTCTCCCACGGTGCCCtgcaacccccctcccagagccaGCCCCCGCCCCAGCTGCCTGTACAGAAGCAACAGCagacccagcagcagcagcagcagcaacaacaacagcagcagcagcagcccccacagcagcagcagcccccTCCTCAGCAGCAGCCCTCCCAGCAGACCCTGCAGTACTATCAGCATCTCCTACAGCCCATggttcagcagcagcagcagcctccgCCACAGCTGCCCAATCAGCAGCCCCCGCCCCAGGCCCTGCCCCAGCAGAGAGTGCCAAGCAAGTGGTTGGGCGGCCCCAGCCAgcagccccctcctcctgctccccaggGCCCCCAAGGAGGGCTTTCCCCTCTGGGGCCCATCGGCCAGTGGGGCTCCCCTGGCCTGCCAGACCTGAGCTCTGACCTCTACAGcctgggcttggtcagcaccTACATGGACAGTGTCATGTCTGagatgctgggccagaagcctCAGGGGCCCCGCAATAACACCTGGCCTAACAGGGACCAGAACGAGGGGGTGTTTGGAGTGTTGGGAGACACCCTGCCCTTTGACCCTGCAGGTGAGTAACTATTCAGTTTGACGCGCCTGAGAGACACTTCACGTGAATCAGTGATTCCGTATAACATGGATGTGAACCGTTAATCGGAGTGTGATTGAGAGTGCTTGTGAGTGAGAGTTtgagtgtgtttatgagtgAATATAACtcagtgtgagagtgagacggtgtgtgtgtgtgtgtgtgtgtgagatggcagAAGGCTTTTGGGAGCTCTTGGGATTCAGTGTAACAGAACTGTCAGCAGTGAAGACCTAGAGCCATGCTGACTCTGCGGTTTTGTTCCaaagacagagaatgagaggggagagacactcCCGTTTCCTGTTTTAACACTGCAGTCATTAGTCAGGTAGTCATTAGCCTGGGGGAACAAAGTctgcctttttatttttttcctctccctTTTTCCAACACTGTCTCGCGGGTGAGGAGAGGTACCCAATAAGTGCTTCCGTGTTCCGAGCAGCCACTGAGGCGTTTGGAGTGGTGAGGCTGAGCCGACAGGAACTAGATGTGCTGCAGTTGAGTTGGGATCCATGCTGGGCTCAAGTAGCTATTGGGTGTTTTTAAATAGGATCTCCTAAATGATATCTCGCATTGTTATTGTTCCCTCAGGAGGTAATTGTAGTTCAGTAGTATCTTCTCAATTCTACTCGTTGATCTAGACGGATGACAGTAACTCTGAACTCTGGTCTCGGGTGTCCTCTCTAGAGGAAAAATGTAGGTCGGTGTAGCAGCTGTTTTCCCCTCCCAGCGGTTGTGATGAATTTGACAATTTGTGCTGAATTTAGAATGTGTCGCTGGCTATTTTTACAGTAGCAGCAGACTCTATTGACTCGGGCCGGTCTATTGTGTCAAGCTGACTTATGGCTATTGTGCCGTTTCTGCTATGGTAGACAGTCTGGATAAACGGATTGAGCTTTGGGGCACAAAaccacagagaggaaagagctGATGGCGTCAGAATCCTCATGGTGGGTTTTCTCCTTTCACATGCAGTCGGGTCCGACCCAGAGTTTGCGCGCTACGTCGCCGGGGTCAACCAGGCCATGCAGCAGAAACGACAGGTGCAGCACATCCGTCGGCCCGGCAACGCCCGCGGAAACTGGCCCCTCCCCGACGAGCAGCACAGGACTTGGTCACACCCAGAGTACTACAGTGAagggtatgtctgtctgtgtctgtctgtcagtctgcgtCTGTCTGTATATGTCTTCCTGCCCATCTGTGCACTGACTATAGTGTTCTGTCCTGACGCTGTTTATGTCTAATATCATCTCATTCACACCACAAAATCCCCCGTGTGGGTGCTATGGTTGGTGCCCATATGCCTCTGAATCACATATGCCTGACTTGTGAAAGGGTGATAACAATATGGCAGAGAGTTGACTGTGGCGCCTGTGAATATGTTCTGACAAACGCCGTCTCTGTGAACAGGGAGGCGGTCAACAGCAGCTGGTCAGCCAATCAGGGGGATTCCGCCAGCTCCAGTGATGAGACGTCCTCAGCCAATGGGGACAGCCTCTTCTCCATGTTTTCTGGGCCCGACCTTGTAGCAGCCGTTAAACAAAGAAGGTACAATTCAGCCTAGCACAACATCCTGTGTTTTACATCAAAGCTTGTTAAAAGACGTAAAAAATCATCAGTACAAAAATTTACAAAATACGTGTAATAGTTTTCAGTGTTTTAGATGCTTCAATATACTTCATTGACAGTGTTATGACAGGTCATCATGTTCCTTAATATTTTTAAGTCATATAATTTGAATGTTATGGTTTATCCAATCAAATCTCAGATACTGTGATGTTGGTTGAACTCATTGCGTGTGCTCCACCTACAGAAAGCACAGCTGTGGGGAGCAGGAAGTgtgcaccctcccctcccctcccctccatcacttGGCAGATGAAAACAACCAGGTAACCAGTCTTTGTGCAACAGTTAGACTTAGGATGTTAACAACCTGCGGCTTCTAGATTGCTTTTAGAATTGATAGTCTACCTTCACAAATACATGTACATACAATACATGGGTGTTGGAAGGTTGTTCCTCTAACCGGCCTTTTGCGACTCCACAGGACAGCAAGACAAAGACCTGGCCACCAAAGGCGCCCTGGCAACACtcggcccacaccaacaccatgccCAATCCAAGCTCTTCCTTGTACCAGATGaacatcccctcctcccagtgGGGCGACTCCATGCAGATGTTACAGTCTCCAGTGTGGTCCACTGCCAGCGACTGCTCCCCCTCCACAGGCATCTCCTCCGGCTTCCCCTacacccagcagcagcagcagcaacagcaaccGCAGCAACAGCACAAACCCATCAGCAAGGGCTTCAAATCCTTCCCCCTCAAACACGAGCACAGGCCCTCCTACCTGCACCAGTACTGACGTGACCCAACGACCCCCCCAAGGTGATGGTGCAGTGGGCTGGTAAAAATACCCGTGGCTGCATTTGCTAAGCTAACATCAAAGCTGCGACCGTTGGTAATGAAAGCGCCTGTAAATCGGAGATGGTAATATTTGTTCTACTAAGGCTAAATTTAATTGTAATACTCAATGGCTTGACATTTTATAAGTATTTTTCAAGTTCAGAAGTTTCCATTTGAAAACGGACATGTTGTAAACTGCCATGTAAGCTGTGAGCAATGCATGTTTCATGCTGATAGTGTTTAGTCCAGCAGTCGTGTCTATGGCTAATCAGTTCCCTGCAGTGTTCTCCTCAGACGAGAGCTTGAGAGACACAGTCATCACCCACTTTGCTTCTGCAGCTGAAAACATGTAAGGGAGAGGGTCATTGGGGTCAAGAGGGGGTGCTTCAGTTTAGCCCATAATTATATACTGTGTCTACTTAGTTGTAACTGCCAAATGTCATGTAAGATGACTCAGACTACAGCTACTATCTACTGTTCCATAGCTTGTAAATTACTGAAGTTGAATTATAAAtaattttcttctttttattaAGAGGCTTTGAGCAGGCTCAGCATAAATATAATAATCATTGCAGAGGTGTGTAATTTGAGAGTACTACACTACTTTTTCAACAACTGACAAGAGTAAAAGTTATAACTAACTATGTGCCATGTTGGTATTAATAGCACTTGCAGAATATTATTTTCCAACCAAAGCGTTGTTCAGAAGATGAATGGTGCTTGAGAGATAACAAATGATCTGAGATTATTGATCACAAGGAAAGTGACATGCCCTAGTGTAAAGTCTTTATGATCAGAAGCGCATTCATTTCCTTTTTTTCATTGATTGGCAGTTTGCTTCAGAATGACACTAACTCCAAAACCTTGCTAACTCTTGTTTCTTTGAAATACAATATTTTTCTTGTACAAATATTGACAGTATTAatcttatttttgtattttcttaCACATTATTACATACCATTACTGTATCTTAGTATAATATAGGCATATTACATAAAACATTATTTTTTTCCCAAGATGTGAAAAGCACATTTTTCTTTACTACAGAGTTAATCTACACCATATATCTATAAAGGTTACCAAATATGCCATTATAAACACTAAAACATTGTGTGATTAGGGTATTTTGAGCCCATGTTTATTCAGTTTCTATGGCTATGGGCTGTATTTAAATGCCCAGAATGTTAACTTTTTGTGATGTTTGCGGATGCCAATGTTGCCTGTATTTATGAAATGACACCATGTTTTCTGAAAACTAACATACTTACCATGTTTACAGAGAATCGTTTgctgtatatacatatacatatatatcttTTTATAGTTCTGTGCTTTGCACAATCAAAATATAGGGTTTGTTGCTTTTTGTCTGTGTTATCTCCCGAACTGTTGCAGCCTTTTTTAAAGACATCTTTAAAGACCTtggactgtaactgttagcatTTCTCAGCTGTGTCAAATGGTTTACTAGTGGcttctacaaaaaaaaaaaaaaagtacccTGATAGAAGATATGAAGGGGGATTGCTTGGCTTATGTTGCTTATTGTTCTCTTGAGCTGGCAACTGAATCTTTCCAAGTGTACCAGCaatgcaaaaacaaacaaacaaaaaaagaataaaaattaCTAGCAATTTAATTAGTGTTGTGTTTTCTTTACAATTGTGAATTTCACATGTAACTATTTGGTGATGGTGACCTACCAGTTGTTTCAAAAGGTGATGTCCTGCTGGAGAAGTTGTTCTTGTCTTAGTTTGGTGTGGGGAAAGCTGAAACTGCCTGGCAGATGATAACATAGCCAGTCTTACAATAGTACCAGAatcacactttttcactcaatgtAGCATATATTGCGGTTAAACAAATATACGGTTTGAATACAAGTAACGTTTATTATACCAGTTACTAACAATGGGATTCACAATGGTGAATAACGTTTTTGCATGGTGACCTGAAAATAATTGTACGTGAACAATGAAATGGCACAGGTAGAAAATAGTAGGGTGTGGGAGATTGTTGACGGTGTCAATCATGCATCATCAAGGAATTAAGTCTTTGATGTCAACTGTCCCGTGCTGTCCATTCAGGGAGTTACATTCTGATGGTTCTACGTTTTTGCCGGATGTCTGGAAATAAAATGTGGAATACATTCGAATAAGTGAGTTGCTCAATGCAGTAGTATTCAATGGTGAGGGTAGTTACTAGTAAGGCAACGTACGTTTGAGTTTGAAACCAAATCCGGACTGGCATCTGCAATTGTTCCCAAATAAACGATGTTACGATGCAATATTTGTTGATACCTGGATGAACAGAAATCATAGAATATATAAGGATTGATCATGCCGTGCCGAATTATGTTATAAATAGTTCTACATGAACAGGTTCCAGAGTGGGTGCGTTTTTAGCTAGCAGCCTAGTTGTGACTTACTGTACACATTCCATAGCTCTTCCTTTTTGCATGTATTCTGTTATACACCGCACCAGCTGGTCATTTTCGTCCAATAACTGTacattgtaaaaaataaataaacaatacCAAGGTTCAGTAAATTGCATTTTATTCTTGCTACTCCCACTGCTGGCAGGAAAGgtttagctaacgttagctagtatCGAGTTCAGCTTCCGAGTTTTACTTACTCTTTGTATTGTTTCCTGGTTGATTTTCGCTTTCCCTCTTAGTCTTTTTGGTACGAAGACTACAGACATTTTGACAAAATAATAAATACTTGTGCTTAAAGACAACGCAAACCGTAATTAATCTTCGCTAATGTTAGCTATTAGGCTACTAGCTAGCTCATGCTAGACACAGTGCAGTACCGTCTGAATGCGCATGGCAAAACAAGCTGCGCGCATGGAGACGGCAAAATAACTGGTATTTTATGTAGCTAGTTCTTATGACAAGCGTTCTCATCCGAAAGAGCAAAACATTGAAAATCAATAGACCTACTATATGCAACTCCTCCTACTTTACTTCTATTTTTCAGAAGCATCGCCACCTAGAGCATGTAGAATGAATACAGGCCGAAACATGCCGCGTTCATGTCGTCCAAAATGAATGCAGGTCGTCTAACAGGCAGAGGGACTACGAGCCCTAAATACAGGAGTTTTAGGCACTGTTGATCACTGTATTAAAATCACACTTTGTAACTAGGTAAACTACTTAAGACAATACACTTGAAACAATCCTCTTGATTAATGCGTTATGGTGCTCCAAAGCACTCATGTTTAGACGTCCTGGCATCACTGCTTCATTTAATTCTCTTTGTAAAAAATTGTACAAGTGCATTGGAATTGTTTCACCCGCTGCAGTTTCCTACCAGTCAATTTTTAATCCTATATGGTTCTGAATCTTAatttatacatatatacatccTGAGCAaattaacacacacaaaaaacacaggaGCCATTTATATTGAACAACTGTTTATTTTAATAGTCTGTAAAAACCCAGTTTGCTGAGGGCAGCCCACTGAAAGTACACCATGCTGAGTTGTTAAGAAACAATATTTTGTTTACAAGTTCAGAGGTTGAGAGAGGTAACAAACATGAAAACAGCACTGCGTTATTGCAACAGCCCAAACTTAATACCTACTTTTCATGGATAAGACATGGTAATGATTAAGTGGCTGTCATGCAGTGTTCTGAGCTTTGAGAATCTGTACAATTTCCAGTCAAACAGCACATTTCTAACAGCATGATGCGTTTAATATCTGCTCCCACATTAAGATCAATGAGATTCATCTTGTAGTGCTATCAAATAGTACATCTTACATGTGTCAACTGAAAAAGTTATTATTGGAGGAGACATAACTCATCATTCTAGTAAGCCCCAAACATACTATTTTTCTTTGGGGGGGAACAGAAAATCCTGATCAAATACATTGTTCGCAATTCTGATCTCTTAATTTACTAAACTACTGCTAAGTCTGATTAACACCAGAAGAGAAATTAAATAGAAAATATGTCAAAATGCTGAACAATCGACTGCAATAGAACCACAAGGACAAGGCAGGGAATACATCTACCGCGTGACACAAACACTATCAATTAGAAATGCTGGCGTTTATAACTAGGGTAGAAAAAAGTTCAGAGGTTTCCCAAATTATTCATAAGCTTAACTCTTGTCAtgttatgtattcatttagcacagacacttatccaaagcgacattcaGATGGGGAATTGAACCCCTGACCTCTAGATCTGCAGTCAGATACCATTGAGCTACACCCACCCCTTGCACCCTTTGTGCTTTCTTACATGAAAAAGGCACTGGCCTGATTCCCCCAAGTCTTACAAACCAAAACCATTATTCCATAGAAGTCTAGGCCAAAGCCAGACAAAAACTGTGTTTCAAAC harbors:
- the ss18l2 gene encoding SS18-like protein 2 codes for the protein MSVVFVPKRLRGKAKINQETIQRLLDENDQLVRCITEYMQKGRAMECVQYQQILHRNIVYLGTIADASPDLVSNSNTSGKNVEPSECNSLNGQHGTVDIKDLIP
- the LOC134028456 gene encoding granule associated Rac and RHOG effector protein 1-like gives rise to the protein MYCCSAQESKMDYKRRFLLGGSKQKVQQHQQYQMPELSRTLSAPLASTCSAPSPMPPGVAMPGSCHSAPNATTAVADIQQGISKYLDALNVFCRASAFLTDLFSSVFRNSHYSKAAMQLKDVQEHVMEAASRLTAAIKPEIAKMLMELSAGAANFKDQNDFSLQDVEVLGRCFLTVMQVHFQFLSQALQKVQPVAQSCLAEALAQAQERRTNARSQSTGPGPLTELEEASRSWKGAAEATGRLRERGRDGCLAGLQVQQLFCSNNITIPEHQLKELNMKTDSALQAYKAALESLGHSEYALKAGFHLSPKSVESALQGCCSEAEAQQAGRMQTTSQPIQCELPTIPVQIGSHFLKGVSFNESAAENLKLKTHTMLQLIKEAVGQNGVTPRDDSPVTEVLNQVCPSSWRGACKTAVQLLFAQAGLVVVDTAQIENKEAYAPQITLEGTRVVVQVPSTWCLKEDPATMSLLQRSLDPEKTLGLVDVLYTAVFDINRWKERKEQALPTIQMQLQREIPDYGVQADLPSGNGSKASSGLPKTISKLTSKFTKKASSSSAGSGGSYSIPSTPSRSSLAAGSAEDKHKSLGQADGRLQSILQMGSLSGPPDPGQPQLANGSVSDDQGMNLPTDQEMQDVIDFLSGFNMGKSQQASPLVKRRNSVASANAAELKPPSGAAPTAQAVSHGALQPPSQSQPPPQLPVQKQQQTQQQQQQQQQQQQQQPPQQQQPPPQQQPSQQTLQYYQHLLQPMVQQQQQPPPQLPNQQPPPQALPQQRVPSKWLGGPSQQPPPPAPQGPQGGLSPLGPIGQWGSPGLPDLSSDLYSLGLVSTYMDSVMSEMLGQKPQGPRNNTWPNRDQNEGVFGVLGDTLPFDPAVGSDPEFARYVAGVNQAMQQKRQVQHIRRPGNARGNWPLPDEQHRTWSHPEYYSEGEAVNSSWSANQGDSASSSDETSSANGDSLFSMFSGPDLVAAVKQRRKHSCGEQEVCTLPSPPLHHLADENNQDSKTKTWPPKAPWQHSAHTNTMPNPSSSLYQMNIPSSQWGDSMQMLQSPVWSTASDCSPSTGISSGFPYTQQQQQQQQPQQQHKPISKGFKSFPLKHEHRPSYLHQY